A region from the Hyalangium gracile genome encodes:
- a CDS encoding DUF6531 domain-containing protein: MIASSWMDPVLGVDIHFEMVPTPAPVPTPIPNPFTGMVFDPLGLAAGLALGALMGSPGGPVLYWSAFPATNTGTEAKHIPGHILIPPGVAWAPFPKTPKPVIRPGEVPEPALPIKPENDAVCVFGAKTTTVMGSNAVRLGDIAMSCGEPVRLPSSVVLAVPKGGIILIGGPPSLDLMSALLASLRTRFVSDSLHALVSRMRPSRFRNLLHRVVCFFTGHPVDVASGKVMTEAVDAELPGPIPLRIERIYSSAFATRKTVLGHGWSHSLDQAVWVERGLVVLRSEDGREIEFDTFDFADHVMAPGDELWHPIDRLRLKCLGNGRWEVHAADGTVREFAPVPGRQGGSSPIQRIRAASGDAEVRFDYDKRGRLEWVRDSASRVLGLTHDEEDRLVALRLPQPVGEGWYVHTRYEYDREGDLAKVTDALGQSWSFEYVTHLMVRETNRDGLSFYFQYDGLGEDAWCVRTWGDGGIYDHRILYDKKKKVTFVTNSLGQTTQYHMNLAGQVIKVVDPVGAETAYAYDPRTLQKTKETDPLGNATLWEYDERGNCTKLTGPDGAVTERQFDEKNRPVRALDAMKGEWRWGYDLNGRLKGRVDPLNRRLQLHYEKGRLVGLTDAAGRQTTAEYDAQGNVTLVRTPEGNETRWEYDRLGRCTALIDGKGNVERREYDALGRMTRLREASGNVIDFSYDGEGHVVRHRDSEQDVVSTYQGMGRLASRTEAGTTVTFVYDTEENLTAIRNEQGEVYRFERGPTGEVVVESGFDGLRRQFERDIAGRVVKLFRPEGLFTEYAYDAAGRVVGIKHSNGGEAAYTFRPDGELIEARSDSATVTFERDVLGRVTRELAGDDWVSSEYDALGLRVRVRSSKGLDQRIHRNSAGKMVGMRAITHGELTPWETQLQRDSLGLELERKLPGGIQRRWERDRLGRPVKDELWAGRKRQASTEYTWDANNRLRMLVDSARGPIRYVHDPLGNLAAAVHGSGRIDLRMPDSVGNLFKKQDRGGNRYGPAGQLLESRAENGNVTRYEYDAEGNLVRKIETGRLERGERVWTYSWNAFGLLGKVVRPDGEAVEFEYDPLGRRLVKRFRGKTTRWIWDGNVPLHEWVEGPAAAEPSAEPAREAALDEAAARRRRGELAALPTQGPPEEVAPGSEPGTLEEPITWLFEPESFTPMARLVGDARYSILTDHLGTPTAMYDGAGREVWSASSDVYGNLETRTGERSACPFRFPGQYEDSETGLFYNRFRYYDPAIGRYVSQDPIGLAGGPAPYAYTHDPTTWADPLGLAPLDFATLMDMAQNSLDFSTARDGAVFWSGPNMPHAQAWAAANGKTTLEQTAGGRFLDSLNLFKPGSPVTPAQAAQIWDAASRRFAEGASGQVSVFSTWAKRIGDYGERTWWRIEKPALQRNPNVTGIVRRRRNGQPCAR; this comes from the coding sequence ATGATCGCCAGCAGCTGGATGGATCCCGTCCTGGGCGTCGACATCCACTTCGAGATGGTGCCGACGCCGGCACCCGTGCCCACGCCCATCCCCAACCCCTTCACGGGCATGGTGTTCGACCCGCTGGGGCTCGCCGCCGGACTGGCGCTCGGCGCGCTGATGGGCTCGCCCGGTGGGCCCGTCCTCTACTGGAGCGCCTTCCCGGCGACGAACACCGGCACCGAGGCCAAGCACATCCCCGGGCACATCCTCATCCCGCCTGGCGTCGCCTGGGCGCCGTTCCCCAAGACGCCCAAGCCGGTCATCCGCCCCGGTGAGGTGCCCGAGCCGGCCCTGCCCATCAAGCCGGAGAACGACGCGGTCTGCGTGTTCGGCGCGAAGACGACCACGGTGATGGGCTCGAACGCGGTGCGGCTCGGGGACATCGCGATGTCCTGCGGAGAGCCCGTCCGCCTGCCGTCCTCCGTGGTGCTGGCCGTCCCCAAGGGCGGCATCATCCTCATCGGCGGGCCGCCGTCGCTGGACCTGATGTCCGCGCTGCTCGCGTCCTTGCGCACGCGGTTCGTGAGCGACTCGCTGCATGCGCTGGTGAGCCGGATGCGGCCGAGCCGCTTCCGCAACCTCCTGCACCGCGTGGTGTGCTTCTTCACAGGCCACCCGGTGGACGTGGCCAGCGGCAAGGTGATGACCGAGGCGGTGGACGCCGAGCTGCCCGGCCCCATCCCGCTGCGCATCGAGCGCATCTACTCCTCGGCCTTCGCCACCCGGAAGACCGTGCTCGGGCATGGGTGGAGCCACTCCCTGGACCAGGCCGTCTGGGTCGAGCGGGGCCTGGTGGTGCTGCGCTCGGAGGACGGGCGGGAGATCGAGTTCGACACCTTCGACTTCGCCGACCATGTGATGGCGCCGGGGGACGAGCTCTGGCACCCCATCGATCGGCTGCGGCTGAAGTGTCTGGGCAACGGGCGCTGGGAGGTGCACGCCGCCGACGGCACGGTGCGCGAGTTCGCTCCGGTGCCGGGGCGCCAGGGTGGTAGCTCCCCCATCCAGCGCATCCGCGCGGCGAGCGGCGACGCGGAGGTGCGCTTCGACTACGACAAGCGCGGGCGGCTCGAGTGGGTGCGGGACTCGGCCTCGCGGGTGCTCGGGCTGACCCACGACGAGGAGGACCGGCTGGTAGCGCTCCGGCTGCCGCAGCCCGTGGGCGAGGGCTGGTACGTCCACACCCGGTACGAGTACGACCGGGAGGGCGACCTGGCCAAGGTGACGGACGCGCTCGGCCAGTCGTGGAGCTTCGAGTACGTGACGCACCTGATGGTGCGGGAGACGAACCGGGACGGGCTCTCCTTCTACTTCCAATACGACGGGCTCGGCGAGGACGCCTGGTGCGTGCGCACGTGGGGCGACGGCGGCATCTACGACCACCGCATCCTCTACGACAAGAAGAAGAAGGTGACGTTCGTCACGAACTCGCTCGGGCAGACGACGCAGTACCACATGAACCTGGCCGGCCAGGTCATCAAGGTGGTGGACCCCGTCGGCGCGGAGACGGCCTACGCGTATGACCCGCGCACCCTGCAGAAGACGAAGGAGACCGACCCGCTCGGCAACGCGACGCTCTGGGAGTACGACGAGCGCGGCAACTGCACGAAGCTGACCGGCCCGGACGGAGCCGTCACCGAGCGCCAGTTCGACGAGAAGAACCGGCCCGTGCGCGCGCTCGACGCCATGAAGGGCGAGTGGCGCTGGGGCTATGACTTGAACGGCCGCCTGAAGGGCCGGGTGGATCCGCTGAACCGCCGGCTCCAGCTCCACTATGAGAAGGGCCGGCTGGTGGGGCTCACCGACGCGGCGGGCCGGCAGACCACGGCCGAGTACGACGCTCAGGGCAACGTCACGCTCGTGCGCACGCCCGAGGGCAATGAGACGCGGTGGGAGTATGACCGGCTCGGCCGGTGCACGGCGCTCATCGACGGCAAGGGGAACGTGGAGCGCCGGGAGTACGACGCGCTCGGGCGGATGACGCGGCTGCGCGAGGCCAGCGGGAACGTCATCGACTTCAGCTACGACGGCGAGGGCCACGTCGTCCGCCACCGCGACAGCGAGCAGGACGTCGTCTCCACGTACCAGGGCATGGGGCGCCTGGCCTCGAGGACGGAGGCGGGCACCACCGTCACCTTCGTCTACGACACGGAGGAGAACCTCACCGCCATCCGGAACGAGCAGGGCGAGGTGTACCGCTTCGAGCGGGGCCCCACCGGCGAGGTCGTCGTCGAGAGCGGCTTCGACGGGCTGCGGCGTCAGTTCGAGAGGGACATCGCCGGGCGCGTGGTGAAGCTGTTCCGTCCGGAAGGCCTCTTCACCGAGTACGCGTACGACGCGGCCGGGCGCGTGGTCGGCATCAAGCACAGCAACGGCGGCGAGGCGGCGTACACCTTCCGTCCGGATGGGGAGCTGATCGAGGCCCGGAGCGACTCGGCCACCGTGACGTTCGAGCGGGATGTGCTCGGGCGGGTGACGCGGGAGCTCGCCGGGGACGACTGGGTCTCCTCCGAGTACGACGCGCTGGGCTTGCGCGTGCGCGTCCGGTCGTCGAAGGGGCTGGACCAGCGGATCCACCGGAACTCCGCCGGCAAGATGGTCGGCATGCGCGCCATTACCCACGGCGAGCTCACGCCCTGGGAGACCCAGCTCCAGCGAGACTCGCTGGGCCTGGAGCTGGAGCGGAAGCTGCCGGGCGGCATCCAGCGCCGCTGGGAGCGCGACCGGCTCGGGCGTCCCGTGAAGGACGAGCTCTGGGCGGGCCGCAAGCGCCAGGCCTCCACCGAGTACACCTGGGACGCGAACAACCGGCTGCGGATGCTCGTGGACTCCGCGCGAGGCCCCATCCGCTACGTGCATGATCCGCTCGGGAACCTGGCGGCGGCCGTGCACGGGAGCGGTCGCATCGACCTGCGGATGCCCGACTCCGTCGGCAACCTGTTCAAGAAGCAGGACCGCGGCGGCAACCGGTACGGCCCCGCAGGTCAGCTCCTCGAGTCACGGGCCGAGAACGGCAACGTCACCCGCTATGAGTACGACGCGGAGGGCAACCTCGTCCGGAAGATCGAGACGGGCCGCCTCGAGCGCGGCGAGCGGGTGTGGACCTACTCCTGGAATGCCTTCGGGCTGCTCGGCAAGGTGGTCCGTCCCGACGGAGAGGCCGTCGAGTTCGAGTACGATCCGCTCGGCCGGCGCCTGGTGAAGCGGTTCCGAGGGAAGACCACCCGATGGATCTGGGACGGCAACGTGCCGCTCCATGAGTGGGTGGAAGGGCCGGCCGCAGCCGAGCCCTCCGCGGAGCCAGCTCGCGAGGCGGCGCTCGACGAAGCCGCGGCCCGCCGCCGCCGGGGCGAGCTCGCGGCGCTTCCGACGCAGGGGCCTCCGGAGGAGGTGGCCCCCGGAAGCGAGCCCGGCACTCTCGAGGAGCCCATCACCTGGCTCTTCGAGCCCGAGAGCTTTACCCCGATGGCCCGGCTCGTGGGCGACGCCCGGTACTCCATCCTCACGGACCACCTCGGCACGCCAACCGCCATGTACGATGGCGCCGGGCGCGAGGTGTGGTCCGCGAGCTCGGACGTCTACGGCAACCTCGAGACGCGCACGGGCGAGCGCTCCGCGTGCCCCTTCCGCTTCCCCGGACAGTACGAGGACTCGGAGACGGGCCTCTTCTACAACCGCTTCCGGTACTACGACCCGGCGATCGGCCGGTACGTGAGCCAGGATCCGATCGGGCTCGCGGGCGGACCGGCGCCCTACGCGTACACGCATGATCCGACGACGTGGGCGGACCCGCTCGGCCTGGCGCCCCTGGACTTCGCCACGCTGATGGACATGGCGCAGAACTCGCTCGACTTCTCCACCGCGAGGGACGGCGCGGTGTTCTGGTCAGGACCCAACATGCCCCATGCCCAGGCCTGGGCCGCGGCCAATGGGAAGACGACACTGGAGCAGACAGCGGGAGGCCGGTTCCTCGACAGCCTCAACCTCTTCAAGCCCGGCAGCCCCGTGACTCCGGCCCAGGCAGCGCAGATCTGGGATGCAGCGTCCCGACGCTTCGCGGAGGGTGCCTCGGGCCAGGTGAGCGTGTTCTCGACGTGGGCGAAGCGAATCGGAGACTATGGAGAGCGCACGTGGTGGCGCATCGAGAAGCCCGCCTTGCAGAGGAACCCGAATGTGACAGGCATCGTCCGTCGGCGAAGGAACGGCCAACCCTGCGCGAGATGA
- a CDS encoding ATP-binding protein — translation MPPFFLASSVVALLVALFNALLAGYVLASGWSDGRKRLFALGPMGVTLFALAWFLLLVEPTTREPLRTTASWAALLSISGFIGDALLDLGPSRARRLLLLVLGLGVLGLSGLAVFVSMSRGLPLGALLPQLLALGGVAFIGGARLVLCRHENAAIRRLSRHVVAVVIASLLVCVLREGVELARGGASGAVLLLCVILAAEAMALSYMLHERVEVRPPVARAVTHALLAIVAAFIVVAALRVLGFPVDLGQVAVTVVVALLASLLFVGLGDQISKGLEFLLFPKQARMTGLLSASRAEAAALRSRLERAERLAIAGELAASVAHEIKNPLAALRGYAELLGDYPTHVVPEQRARFEKAVRIIREESDRIDAKVAQLLSLGRAPKGRRDGRPLDVSRVALEAVAVAEGEVDIPPILSRLDPTLKVVGDEDELRGVLLNLLKNAAEAMRERPGGRIEVVARSEEASVVIEVRDEGRGLGEVDREQLFRPFYTTKAEGTGLGLAISRSAIEAAGGRLSLLPREDRPGAVARVVLPVPAEEPRAAQEQRR, via the coding sequence ATGCCGCCGTTCTTCCTCGCCTCGTCGGTGGTCGCGCTCCTGGTGGCGCTGTTCAACGCGCTGCTGGCCGGCTACGTGCTCGCCTCCGGCTGGAGCGATGGGCGCAAGCGCCTCTTCGCCCTGGGCCCCATGGGCGTGACGCTGTTCGCGCTGGCCTGGTTCCTGCTTCTGGTGGAGCCAACCACCCGCGAGCCCCTGCGCACCACGGCCTCCTGGGCGGCGCTGCTGTCCATCTCCGGCTTCATCGGGGACGCGCTGTTGGACCTCGGGCCTTCCCGGGCGCGCCGCCTCCTGCTGCTCGTCCTGGGGCTGGGAGTGCTGGGGCTGTCCGGGCTCGCTGTCTTCGTGTCGATGAGCCGAGGCCTGCCGCTCGGCGCGCTGCTGCCGCAGCTGCTGGCGCTGGGCGGGGTGGCCTTCATCGGCGGGGCGCGCCTGGTGCTCTGCCGGCACGAGAACGCGGCCATCCGGCGGCTGTCGCGGCATGTGGTGGCGGTGGTCATCGCCTCGCTGCTCGTCTGCGTGCTCCGCGAGGGCGTCGAGCTGGCGCGCGGAGGCGCCTCGGGGGCCGTGCTGCTCCTGTGCGTCATCCTCGCCGCGGAGGCGATGGCCCTCAGCTACATGCTGCACGAGCGGGTGGAGGTGCGCCCTCCGGTGGCCCGAGCGGTGACACATGCGCTGCTGGCCATCGTCGCGGCGTTCATCGTGGTGGCGGCGCTGCGGGTGCTGGGCTTCCCGGTGGACCTGGGGCAGGTGGCAGTCACGGTGGTGGTGGCGCTGCTGGCCTCGCTGCTCTTCGTGGGGCTGGGAGATCAGATCAGCAAGGGGCTCGAGTTCCTCCTGTTCCCCAAGCAGGCGCGGATGACGGGGCTGCTGTCGGCCTCCCGCGCCGAGGCCGCCGCGCTGCGCAGCCGCCTGGAGCGCGCCGAGCGGCTCGCCATCGCCGGGGAGCTGGCGGCCTCCGTGGCCCACGAGATCAAGAACCCGCTGGCGGCGCTGCGTGGCTACGCGGAGCTGCTCGGGGACTACCCCACCCACGTCGTACCCGAGCAGCGCGCCCGGTTCGAGAAGGCGGTGCGCATCATCCGCGAGGAGAGCGACCGCATCGACGCGAAGGTGGCGCAGCTGCTGAGCCTCGGGAGGGCTCCGAAGGGTCGGAGGGATGGCCGGCCGCTGGACGTGTCCCGCGTGGCGCTGGAGGCGGTGGCCGTGGCGGAGGGAGAGGTGGACATCCCTCCCATCCTCTCGAGGCTGGATCCGACGCTGAAGGTGGTGGGAGACGAGGACGAGCTGAGGGGCGTGCTGCTGAACCTGCTGAAGAACGCCGCCGAGGCGATGCGCGAGCGTCCGGGAGGGCGCATCGAGGTGGTGGCCCGGAGCGAGGAGGCGAGCGTGGTGATCGAGGTGCGCGATGAGGGCAGGGGGCTCGGCGAGGTGGATCGCGAGCAGCTCTTCCGGCCGTTCTACACGACGAAGGCGGAGGGCACGGGGCTGGGTCTGGCCATCTCGCGCTCGGCCATCGAGGCGGCGGGAGGCCGGCTCAGTCTGCTGCCCCGAGAGGACAGGCCGGGCGCCGTGGCGCGGGTGGTGCTGCCCGTGCCAGCCGAGGAGCCTCGGGCCGCCCAGGAGCAGCGGCGATGA
- a CDS encoding sigma-54-dependent transcriptional regulator, producing the protein MTGEGSEASGPEVAIVEDERNLRELYLDVLSARGLRVVPLESVAAAEEYLSRRAPDLLLLDVKLGDGDGLVLLDRLRGQGLRTPVIVVTAFGTVERAVQALRAGAADFLVKPFSNERLVSAVGAALEAGRRWEELELAAPRLEERKAGGELIGAEGGLKDVAALLPRVAASEATVLVRGESGTGKELVARAIHQASPRLDGPFVSVNCAALPSTLLESELFGFERGAFTGAHARRKGLIETAEGGTLFLDEIGDMSLEAQARLLRVLQEREITRIGGREAVRVDIRVISATHRDLDAMAASGQFRSDLLYRLAVIPIRLPPLRERAGDIPGLIEHFLEKHAARKGQRAPRPDAATLLRVAEYHWPGNVRELENFVERAVVLGRFDVESLRAPASPKPAPPVEPQEEGAASAASVLTLREAVARAERAAVIAALKAAGGQKTVAARLLGVSYKTLFNKIHEHDIREELHIG; encoded by the coding sequence ATGACGGGCGAGGGGAGCGAGGCGAGCGGGCCCGAGGTGGCCATCGTCGAGGACGAGCGCAACCTGCGTGAGCTCTACCTGGACGTGCTGAGCGCGCGAGGGCTGCGCGTCGTGCCGCTGGAGTCGGTGGCGGCGGCGGAGGAGTACCTCTCGCGGCGAGCGCCGGACCTGCTGCTGCTGGACGTGAAGCTGGGAGACGGTGACGGGCTGGTGCTGCTGGACAGGCTGCGAGGCCAGGGCCTGCGCACGCCCGTCATCGTGGTGACGGCGTTCGGCACGGTGGAGCGGGCGGTGCAGGCGCTGCGCGCGGGCGCGGCGGACTTCCTGGTGAAGCCGTTCAGCAACGAGCGGCTCGTCTCCGCCGTGGGCGCGGCGCTGGAGGCGGGGCGCCGGTGGGAGGAGCTGGAGCTGGCGGCGCCCCGGCTCGAGGAGCGGAAGGCGGGAGGCGAGCTCATCGGAGCGGAGGGAGGCCTGAAGGACGTGGCGGCGCTGCTGCCGCGAGTGGCCGCCTCGGAGGCCACCGTGCTGGTGCGCGGAGAGTCCGGCACGGGCAAGGAGCTCGTGGCCCGCGCCATCCACCAGGCCTCACCCCGCCTGGACGGCCCCTTCGTCTCGGTGAACTGCGCGGCGCTGCCGTCCACGCTGCTGGAGTCCGAGCTGTTCGGCTTCGAGCGCGGCGCCTTCACCGGAGCGCACGCCAGGCGCAAGGGCCTCATCGAGACGGCGGAGGGCGGCACGCTCTTCCTGGACGAGATCGGCGACATGTCGCTGGAGGCCCAGGCCCGGCTGCTGCGCGTGCTGCAGGAGCGGGAGATCACCCGCATCGGCGGGCGGGAGGCCGTCCGGGTGGACATCCGCGTCATCTCCGCCACGCACCGGGACCTGGACGCGATGGCGGCGAGCGGGCAGTTCCGCTCGGACCTGCTCTACCGGCTGGCGGTGATTCCCATCCGCCTGCCGCCGCTGCGCGAGCGAGCCGGTGACATTCCGGGGCTCATCGAGCACTTCCTGGAGAAGCACGCGGCGAGGAAGGGGCAGCGGGCGCCTCGGCCGGACGCGGCGACGCTGCTGCGGGTGGCGGAGTACCACTGGCCGGGCAACGTGCGCGAGCTGGAGAACTTCGTCGAGCGCGCCGTGGTGCTGGGCCGCTTCGACGTGGAGTCGCTGCGGGCCCCTGCCTCGCCGAAGCCCGCCCCACCGGTCGAGCCCCAGGAGGAAGGCGCGGCTTCAGCGGCCTCCGTCCTCACGCTCCGGGAGGCAGTGGCGCGAGCCGAGCGGGCCGCGGTCATCGCCGCGCTGAAGGCGGCGGGAGGCCAGAAGACGGTGGCCGCCAGGCTGCTCGGGGTCAGCTACAAGACCCTCTTCAACAAGATCCACGAGCACGACATCCGAGAGGAGCTGCACATCGGCTGA
- a CDS encoding tetratricopeptide repeat protein: MQSISDPINRFQQDASWFTRARELKLLFIRSSGDLRSSLLKLLPAMELHYDNRSPWIVFEDSRTDEEDGWQARTNRLVQAWEKRREQLAEEGLQAPALPSLPAPASNTRPGKARPPEERVAGFARTASALLRILPSPQSGLVVVLAPSIVENVPALEEELGRLLASADLKDCRFVLLLDADVDVPKTLLKGCGPRALTCECIVDSKSQDKDLEAMLAQETPLAGPRGVVPPRRIDDPPDEPSEERDAALRAAGINPAFVKDAPHLRKLVFGAALAMKQGRGPDAVRLQREAKELAERLEMHQVRVICQMTLASYLSGLGQRDKAVRELEDAVACAEKHALLEQASQAYLALGLLHALGKKPPEAAKAYSQAAKAATAAKVPLLAIEAWRLAGQIALQMKAEPQAVSCFKEAIGIAQGSDPQVVQLSSAPEAARRLATVCHDRGLAAQAASLFEQADQMERGEASAAPARSSSAGAP, encoded by the coding sequence ATGCAGTCGATCTCGGACCCCATCAACCGCTTCCAGCAAGACGCCTCGTGGTTCACTCGCGCCCGAGAGCTCAAGCTCCTCTTCATCCGCTCGTCTGGAGATTTGCGCTCGTCGCTGCTCAAGCTCCTGCCCGCCATGGAGCTGCACTACGACAACCGCAGCCCGTGGATCGTCTTCGAGGACTCGCGCACCGACGAGGAGGACGGGTGGCAGGCTCGGACCAACCGCCTCGTGCAGGCCTGGGAGAAGCGACGCGAGCAGCTCGCCGAGGAGGGCCTTCAGGCTCCGGCCCTCCCGAGCCTCCCAGCTCCCGCCTCCAACACGCGTCCGGGCAAGGCCCGTCCCCCCGAGGAGCGGGTCGCCGGGTTCGCTCGGACCGCCTCGGCCCTCCTGCGCATCCTCCCCTCGCCGCAGAGCGGGCTCGTGGTGGTGCTGGCGCCCTCCATCGTCGAGAACGTCCCCGCGCTGGAGGAGGAGCTGGGGCGGCTGCTGGCCTCCGCCGACCTCAAGGACTGTCGGTTCGTCCTGCTGCTCGACGCGGATGTCGACGTGCCGAAGACCCTGCTCAAGGGCTGTGGCCCTCGCGCCCTGACGTGCGAGTGCATCGTCGACTCCAAGAGCCAGGACAAGGACCTGGAGGCCATGCTGGCCCAGGAGACGCCCCTCGCCGGGCCGCGCGGCGTCGTCCCTCCCCGCCGCATCGATGATCCGCCCGATGAGCCCTCCGAGGAGCGGGACGCGGCGCTGCGGGCCGCGGGCATCAACCCGGCGTTCGTGAAGGATGCGCCGCACCTTCGCAAGCTCGTGTTCGGCGCCGCCCTGGCCATGAAGCAGGGCCGTGGCCCGGATGCCGTGCGCCTCCAGCGCGAGGCGAAGGAGCTGGCCGAGCGGCTGGAGATGCACCAGGTGCGCGTCATCTGTCAGATGACCCTGGCGTCCTACCTGTCCGGGCTCGGGCAGCGGGACAAGGCCGTGCGCGAGCTCGAGGATGCGGTGGCCTGCGCCGAGAAGCACGCCCTGCTCGAACAGGCCAGCCAGGCGTATCTGGCGCTCGGGCTGCTGCATGCGTTGGGCAAGAAGCCTCCCGAGGCGGCCAAGGCCTACTCCCAGGCGGCCAAGGCCGCCACGGCGGCGAAGGTGCCCCTGCTAGCCATCGAGGCGTGGCGGCTCGCGGGGCAGATTGCCCTCCAGATGAAGGCCGAGCCCCAGGCCGTCTCCTGCTTCAAGGAGGCCATCGGCATCGCCCAGGGGAGCGACCCGCAGGTGGTCCAGCTCTCCAGCGCCCCGGAGGCCGCGCGTCGCCTGGCCACCGTCTGTCATGACCGGGGACTGGCGGCCCAGGCGGCCTCGCTCTTCGAGCAGGCGGACCAGATGGAGCGGGGGGAGGCCTCGGCCGCTCCCGCTCGCTCCAGCAGCGCGGGGGCTCCATGA